From the Halomonas meridiana genome, one window contains:
- a CDS encoding alcohol dehydrogenase catalytic domain-containing protein, with product MAHTDNSAAIPATMSAMLLTGHGDVDVLQYRQDVPTPQPGPGQVLVQVTATAKNNTDRKAREGLYPTKGKEDVTSFAMGGSPTLTFPRIQGADVAGRIVAVGEGVDAQRIGERGLLDFNLYADERRDINLTPDYYGHGADGGYAEYVAVPADQFHHVANPELHDAELAAMGMCSYQTAYHMMTAANVQAGERVLVSGASGGVGTALIQLCRIVGAIPYAVSQLDKADALRSLGAEAVIDRGDLPTFVERVLAETKGQAIDAVMDLVGGEMTDLFIDTMIGDMQRRTTYPRLSIAGASGGNLSEIMWTRIYLYQVQIFGVSHGTREEAEQLIAWIRSGELKPVLHGAFKLSALHQAERYFVNRGSNYLGKIVIVPDAQWDTHGAPFAITTA from the coding sequence ATGGCCCATACGGATAACAGCGCGGCGATACCGGCCACGATGTCGGCGATGCTTTTGACCGGCCACGGTGATGTAGACGTTCTGCAGTACCGCCAAGACGTGCCCACGCCACAACCTGGCCCCGGCCAGGTGTTGGTGCAGGTCACGGCCACGGCGAAAAACAACACCGACCGCAAAGCACGCGAAGGGCTATACCCCACCAAAGGGAAAGAGGACGTCACTTCGTTTGCCATGGGCGGCTCCCCAACGCTGACGTTCCCTCGCATACAGGGGGCAGACGTGGCTGGGCGGATCGTCGCCGTGGGGGAGGGCGTTGACGCCCAGCGCATCGGCGAGCGCGGTCTGCTGGATTTCAACCTATACGCCGATGAGCGTCGCGACATCAACCTGACGCCGGACTACTATGGCCACGGTGCCGATGGCGGCTACGCCGAGTACGTGGCGGTGCCTGCCGATCAGTTCCACCACGTGGCCAACCCCGAATTGCACGATGCGGAGCTGGCGGCCATGGGCATGTGCTCCTATCAAACGGCCTATCACATGATGACCGCCGCTAACGTCCAGGCGGGCGAGCGCGTGCTGGTCAGCGGTGCCAGCGGAGGGGTCGGCACGGCATTGATTCAACTCTGCCGCATCGTCGGCGCGATTCCCTACGCCGTCAGTCAGCTTGATAAAGCCGACGCGCTGCGCTCGCTGGGCGCAGAAGCGGTGATCGATCGGGGTGACTTACCGACGTTTGTCGAGCGTGTGTTGGCGGAAACCAAGGGCCAAGCCATCGATGCCGTGATGGATCTCGTGGGTGGCGAGATGACCGACCTGTTCATCGATACCATGATTGGCGATATGCAGCGCCGCACCACGTATCCCCGGCTCTCCATTGCCGGTGCTAGCGGTGGCAATCTTAGCGAAATCATGTGGACCCGCATTTACCTGTATCAGGTGCAGATATTCGGGGTCTCCCACGGCACTCGCGAGGAGGCAGAGCAGCTAATCGCCTGGATTCGTAGCGGTGAGTTGAAGCCGGTGCTGCACGGCGCGTTCAAACTCTCGGCATTACATCAGGCCGAGCGCTATTTCGTGAACCGGGGCAGCAACTACCTGGGGAAAATCGTTATTGTCCCCGATGCTCAGTGGGACACCCACGGTGCACCGTTTGCCATTACCACTGCCTAG
- a CDS encoding NnrU family protein, with protein MTLMILGLLIFLGGHSVRIFAESWRQQQIANRGQSTWKLAYSVVALIGLAIAIYGYGQTRLDPIHLWFPPMGLRHAVALLMLPAFIMLVAAYVPGNAIKAKLGHPMMLAVKIWAFSHLLVNGRLGDVLFFAAFLVWAILAFKAAKQRSRQQPAAPATTSLAATLATVAIGVVAYALFAFYLHPVLIGVPVFG; from the coding sequence ATGACCCTCATGATCTTAGGCCTGCTGATCTTTTTAGGCGGGCACTCGGTACGTATCTTTGCGGAATCCTGGCGACAGCAGCAGATCGCTAACCGTGGCCAGAGCACGTGGAAGCTGGCTTACTCCGTGGTGGCCCTCATTGGCCTTGCCATCGCCATATATGGCTACGGTCAAACGCGCCTCGACCCTATCCACCTATGGTTTCCGCCGATGGGCTTACGCCATGCAGTGGCGCTACTGATGCTGCCCGCCTTCATCATGCTGGTGGCGGCGTATGTGCCGGGCAATGCGATCAAAGCCAAACTGGGCCATCCGATGATGCTGGCCGTCAAAATTTGGGCGTTTTCGCACCTGCTTGTGAATGGCCGACTGGGCGATGTGCTCTTCTTTGCTGCGTTTCTCGTCTGGGCAATCTTGGCGTTTAAAGCCGCGAAACAGCGTAGCCGTCAACAGCCCGCTGCACCGGCAACGACCTCGCTGGCGGCTACGCTGGCCACGGTGGCGATCGGCGTAGTGGCGTATGCCCTGTTTGCCTTCTACTTACACCCGGTGCTCATCGGTGTGCCGGTCTTCGGCTAG
- a CDS encoding sugar MFS transporter has protein sequence MLHFPSTYHRRLTWTYFGLFIAIGMTGGLLGPALPHLAEVSGASMSQIAVLFTARAVGNMSGAMVTGLLMDRFNGHRVLVMMGVLAVAGLAVAPLSPLLLLLTLLFMLLGFAEVSLNAGGNTLLLWLHRDAAGPNVSALHFCFSFGNMLTPLIMIAALSLTGQFHLTFWIVAASVAVMLWPLSRFVSPSMPAVDPHPDTAAALKHRDPLLLGLFMLLFSVYVGIEITFAGWVTAYGTLSGLSTEQAALLATLFWLALSAGRLLAIPLLRVCSPWQVLAGCLALGLSAAAGLHANALPLSVGALLFGLSASAFFPTLFALCNQSIVMRGRTTGAIFTAAGSGALVIPSLTGPLLDMAGAQAFPILLATLWLLIALGLMLLAYRLRQLTVRQGL, from the coding sequence ATGCTTCACTTCCCCTCGACGTACCATCGCCGTCTCACCTGGACCTATTTTGGGCTGTTCATTGCCATTGGCATGACCGGCGGCCTGCTTGGCCCGGCCCTGCCGCACCTGGCCGAGGTCAGCGGTGCCTCCATGAGCCAGATCGCCGTGCTGTTTACCGCACGCGCCGTGGGCAACATGAGCGGCGCGATGGTCACCGGGCTGCTCATGGACCGCTTCAACGGCCACCGCGTGCTGGTGATGATGGGCGTGCTGGCGGTGGCTGGGCTAGCCGTGGCTCCGCTTAGCCCGCTTTTGCTGCTGTTGACGCTTCTATTCATGCTGCTGGGGTTTGCGGAGGTATCGCTCAACGCGGGAGGCAACACGCTGCTGCTATGGCTGCATCGAGATGCGGCAGGCCCCAACGTGAGCGCCCTGCACTTCTGCTTTAGTTTCGGCAACATGCTGACGCCGTTGATCATGATTGCCGCGCTATCGCTCACCGGGCAGTTCCATCTCACGTTTTGGATCGTTGCGGCTAGCGTGGCGGTCATGTTGTGGCCGCTGTCCCGCTTCGTCAGCCCGTCCATGCCCGCCGTCGACCCTCATCCCGACACCGCGGCCGCCCTCAAGCACCGCGACCCGCTACTGCTGGGGCTATTCATGCTGCTGTTTTCCGTTTATGTGGGCATCGAGATTACGTTCGCCGGTTGGGTTACCGCGTATGGCACGCTCTCTGGGTTGAGCACCGAGCAGGCGGCGCTGCTGGCAACGCTGTTTTGGCTGGCGCTATCGGCAGGGCGTCTGCTGGCGATTCCGCTGCTGCGCGTTTGCTCACCTTGGCAGGTGCTTGCCGGCTGCTTGGCGCTGGGGTTGAGCGCGGCGGCAGGGCTGCACGCCAACGCGCTGCCGCTTAGCGTCGGCGCGCTGCTGTTTGGCCTATCCGCCTCGGCTTTCTTCCCCACGCTGTTTGCGCTGTGCAACCAGTCGATCGTCATGCGGGGACGCACCACCGGCGCCATCTTCACCGCTGCGGGCAGCGGTGCGCTGGTCATCCCGTCACTGACCGGGCCACTGTTGGATATGGCGGGGGCCCAGGCGTTTCCCATTCTACTGGCCACGCTCTGGCTACTGATTGCACTGGGGCTGATGCTGCTGGCGTACCGTCTGCGGCAGTTGACGGTTCGGCAAGGGCTTTAA
- a CDS encoding magnesium transporter CorA family protein, which produces MIRCLLTTPEGDVREGDLSLMDEWKRMPTAHLWVDMKGESETQERDVLERFDCHPMAIQDAHKERHPPKIEEFDNHTLIIYRGISSFDAQLNFVPQQVCFFVGERFLVTLHPGEALSIERLFNEHGKALLAQSPEQVALRVMYTSAGFYIDSLLEFETELSDLEDELLENGNDVLMRKITTYRSRLVKMRRIFSYHKGITQELTAYDYAHLPRGESETLHAITDVEERFERLYTLTQMYYDICGDLVDGYISISSHQLNITMRVLTVITAIFVPLTFIAGIYGMNFEYMPELSYQYGYFFVWGAMLGIGGILIWLFKRKDWF; this is translated from the coding sequence ATGATTCGTTGTTTATTGACCACCCCAGAAGGCGATGTGCGTGAGGGCGATTTGAGCCTGATGGACGAGTGGAAACGCATGCCCACGGCACATCTGTGGGTCGATATGAAAGGCGAGAGCGAAACGCAGGAGCGTGACGTGCTAGAGCGTTTCGATTGCCACCCCATGGCGATCCAAGATGCTCATAAAGAGCGCCACCCCCCAAAGATCGAAGAGTTCGACAATCACACGCTGATCATCTATCGCGGTATTTCGTCGTTCGATGCCCAGCTCAATTTCGTGCCCCAGCAGGTCTGTTTCTTTGTTGGCGAGCGTTTTCTGGTCACGCTGCACCCCGGCGAGGCGCTCAGTATCGAGCGTTTATTCAATGAGCACGGCAAAGCCCTGCTGGCCCAATCGCCCGAGCAGGTCGCGTTAAGAGTGATGTATACCTCTGCGGGCTTTTACATCGACAGCTTGCTGGAGTTCGAGACGGAGTTGAGCGATCTCGAAGATGAGCTGCTGGAGAACGGCAACGATGTGTTGATGCGTAAAATCACCACTTACCGTTCTCGTCTGGTCAAAATGCGCCGCATCTTCAGCTACCACAAAGGCATCACACAAGAGCTGACGGCGTATGATTACGCGCATTTACCCCGAGGCGAAAGCGAAACGCTGCATGCCATTACCGATGTCGAAGAGCGTTTCGAGCGACTCTATACGCTGACGCAGATGTACTACGACATTTGTGGTGATTTGGTCGATGGCTATATCTCCATTTCGTCTCACCAGCTGAACATCACCATGCGCGTATTGACGGTGATTACCGCTATTTTCGTTCCGTTGACGTTTATCGCCGGTATTTACGGCATGAATTTCGAGTACATGCCTGAGCTGAGCTATCAGTACGGCTACTTTTTCGTTTGGGGCGCCATGCTCGGAATTGGTGGGATTCTCATTTGGCTGTTCAAACGGAAAGACTGGTTTTAA
- a CDS encoding diguanylate cyclase domain-containing protein — MSHLLPPNETARLAALNELDLLDTPNEPVFDRITRLVTVLLGVPKSTISLIDTDRQWFKSQVGMEFSESPRDMAFCAYTVLEDEPLVVEDAQSDERFATNPIVTKPGGIRFYAGIPLRNSHGLVLGSLCAMDTQPRQLTPQEQAAMQDLADIVIGEIHLRERLINEQKIRAATQQSLTALHQSLEQRIEQRTRELNLVIESAYDAYLSIDAQGRVLDWNRAAESMFGWSRKDALTRPLTSLMFPQGLTCDDAAMPLTCDAIRRDGVRLPVEVRLKSFEVNGRPRRSVFIHDITERQQLERLRDQQAREDVLTRLPNRRALDERLPEAMARVRRTLAPLVVLFLDLDGFKRINDQHGHGMGDELLREVAQRLQNAVRETDFIARWAGDEFVVLLEGVTTEALEPLANKLIQVIEEPLHVGSATLRVSTSIGVALFVPNAAETPQELLKRADDAMYNAKRAGKARVALARPADTPNPL; from the coding sequence ATGAGCCACCTGTTACCCCCTAACGAAACCGCCCGTTTGGCTGCGCTTAACGAGCTGGACCTGCTGGATACGCCGAACGAGCCCGTTTTCGATCGCATCACGCGGTTGGTCACCGTGCTGCTCGGCGTTCCTAAGTCCACCATCAGCTTGATCGATACCGACCGTCAGTGGTTCAAGTCGCAAGTAGGCATGGAGTTCTCCGAGAGCCCCCGGGACATGGCATTTTGCGCCTATACCGTGCTGGAGGACGAACCGCTGGTGGTCGAAGACGCTCAGAGTGACGAGCGCTTCGCTACCAATCCCATCGTGACGAAACCCGGCGGCATCCGTTTTTATGCCGGGATACCGTTGCGCAACTCCCATGGTCTAGTGCTTGGATCGCTGTGTGCGATGGATACGCAGCCGCGCCAGTTGACTCCTCAGGAACAAGCTGCGATGCAGGATTTGGCCGATATCGTGATCGGCGAAATTCATCTGCGCGAGCGGCTCATCAACGAGCAGAAAATTCGCGCCGCCACTCAGCAGTCGCTCACGGCGCTTCATCAAAGTCTTGAACAGCGTATTGAGCAGCGCACGCGTGAGCTCAATTTGGTGATCGAGTCTGCCTACGACGCCTACCTGAGCATCGATGCGCAGGGGCGCGTGTTGGACTGGAACCGGGCCGCCGAAAGCATGTTCGGCTGGAGCCGCAAAGACGCGTTGACGCGCCCACTCACCTCGCTCATGTTCCCACAGGGGCTGACCTGTGACGACGCCGCGATGCCCTTGACCTGCGACGCCATACGACGAGACGGGGTTCGCTTGCCGGTCGAGGTGCGGCTAAAGAGCTTTGAAGTGAATGGCCGCCCGCGCCGCAGCGTCTTCATCCACGACATTACCGAACGCCAGCAGCTTGAGCGTCTGCGTGACCAGCAGGCCCGAGAGGACGTACTGACGCGCTTGCCCAATCGTCGCGCCCTGGATGAGCGGCTTCCCGAAGCGATGGCGCGGGTACGTCGTACCCTGGCGCCGCTTGTCGTGCTGTTTCTGGACCTCGACGGGTTCAAGCGCATCAACGACCAGCACGGCCACGGCATGGGCGATGAGCTGCTGCGTGAGGTCGCGCAGCGCCTTCAGAACGCCGTCCGCGAGACGGACTTCATTGCCCGTTGGGCGGGAGATGAGTTCGTCGTACTGCTCGAAGGGGTGACTACCGAGGCTCTTGAACCGTTGGCAAACAAGCTGATTCAGGTGATCGAAGAGCCGCTACACGTGGGGAGTGCCACGCTGCGAGTGAGCACCAGCATTGGCGTGGCGCTGTTCGTGCCCAACGCGGCTGAGACGCCACAGGAGCTGCTGAAACGTGCCGATGACGCCATGTATAACGCCAAACGCGCAGGTAAAGCGCGTGTCGCGTTGGCGCGTCCGGCGGATACCCCCAACCCTCTTTAA
- a CDS encoding sodium:solute symporter: protein MPYLTSLVLGAALCCFAFLGLRARFGGGSLDDYVTARNSQTASTLGLSFLASGMGAWILFAPPEIGAFVGPVALLGYALGSALPFIVLGLYGPKIRQALPEGRSIAEFADTCYGTGVRRFVALVSVAYMGCFLAAELTAIGAITALLSDVPPAVVIIGVALTTLVYTVMGGLRASLATDRWQAWLLLALLLAVASVTLWRLPNMPSDAQLPSLPIGSSLSVALTLVIAVTAANLFHQGYWQRVWAAQDDASLGRGAWLGGGLTVLVVMVIGGVGIMAAMSGVSLGEPPMPFFALLSDAPVWITLPSLVLAVTLVTSSVDTLQNGIASLWASGHRSEALNKARWLTVAIMLPVIVIALQGLSVLRLFLIADLLCAAIVVPVLLGLWQRMTPTAAISGGLAGLVGAVLPGWLSQGSVSAGVLAATFPGSVPTLGPFVGALLLSTVVSVVWAGLTPRRIAVR, encoded by the coding sequence ATGCCTTACCTAACGTCTCTCGTATTAGGCGCAGCGTTGTGCTGCTTTGCTTTTTTGGGCCTTCGGGCCCGCTTTGGTGGCGGTTCGTTGGATGACTATGTCACCGCCCGCAATTCTCAAACCGCGTCTACCTTGGGGCTCTCCTTTTTGGCCTCGGGTATGGGGGCGTGGATTCTGTTTGCGCCCCCGGAAATTGGCGCGTTCGTGGGCCCCGTAGCGCTGCTGGGCTATGCGCTTGGCTCGGCGCTGCCTTTCATCGTGCTGGGCCTTTATGGCCCCAAAATACGCCAAGCGCTGCCGGAAGGGCGCAGCATCGCCGAGTTTGCTGATACGTGCTACGGCACGGGCGTGCGCCGCTTCGTCGCGCTCGTTTCCGTGGCTTACATGGGCTGCTTCCTGGCTGCTGAACTCACCGCCATCGGGGCGATTACCGCGCTACTCTCCGACGTGCCTCCTGCCGTGGTCATCATCGGGGTGGCGCTCACCACGCTGGTCTACACCGTGATGGGTGGGCTTCGGGCAAGTCTCGCCACCGACCGCTGGCAAGCGTGGCTGCTTTTGGCACTGCTGCTCGCCGTCGCCAGCGTAACGCTCTGGCGACTACCCAATATGCCGAGTGACGCACAACTCCCGTCGCTCCCCATCGGTAGCTCGCTCAGCGTCGCGTTGACGCTGGTGATCGCCGTGACGGCAGCGAACTTGTTTCACCAAGGCTATTGGCAGCGGGTATGGGCGGCCCAAGACGACGCGAGCCTGGGGCGCGGTGCCTGGCTGGGCGGCGGCCTGACCGTTCTGGTCGTCATGGTGATCGGTGGTGTTGGCATCATGGCAGCGATGAGCGGGGTCAGCCTCGGCGAGCCGCCCATGCCGTTTTTTGCGCTGCTTAGCGATGCCCCGGTATGGATCACGCTGCCATCCCTGGTCCTGGCCGTCACGCTGGTCACCTCGAGCGTCGACACTTTACAAAACGGTATTGCGTCACTGTGGGCCAGCGGCCACCGGTCCGAGGCCCTCAACAAAGCGCGCTGGCTCACCGTGGCCATCATGCTGCCCGTGATCGTGATTGCTTTACAGGGGCTGTCGGTGCTGCGGTTGTTTTTGATTGCCGACCTGCTGTGTGCAGCGATCGTGGTGCCGGTGCTGCTGGGCTTGTGGCAACGAATGACACCGACGGCTGCGATCAGCGGTGGGCTAGCGGGGCTAGTAGGCGCCGTGCTGCCTGGCTGGCTGAGTCAAGGTAGCGTCAGCGCGGGAGTATTGGCCGCGACGTTCCCCGGCAGTGTACCGACACTGGGGCCGTTCGTGGGGGCGCTGCTGCTCTCCACGGTGGTGAGCGTGGTGTGGGCCGGGTTGACCCCGCGGCGTATCGCCGTGCGTTAA
- a CDS encoding peroxidase-related enzyme (This protein belongs to a clade of uncharacterized proteins related to peroxidases such as the alkylhydroperoxidase AhpD.), whose product MSVSISRFTLPETLEEVPEDIREAMLAVQEKAGFVPNVFLMLAHRPQEFRAFFAYHDALMDRASDTLTKAEKEMIVVATSARNRCLYCVVAHGALVRIYSKDPLLADNIAINHRVAGLSERHRLMLDFALHSAIELGEFSTEWQMRLETVGFTLDDCWDIGAIAAFFGMSNRLVTLAGTPPNAEFYTMGRVPKQPEESARQTT is encoded by the coding sequence ATGTCTGTCTCGATAAGTCGATTTACACTTCCTGAGACGCTAGAAGAAGTTCCCGAGGATATCCGGGAAGCCATGTTAGCGGTGCAGGAAAAAGCGGGCTTCGTACCCAACGTATTTCTCATGCTCGCGCATCGTCCCCAGGAGTTCCGTGCTTTTTTTGCCTATCACGATGCGTTGATGGACCGGGCGTCCGATACGCTGACGAAAGCGGAAAAAGAGATGATCGTCGTGGCCACCAGTGCCCGTAATCGCTGTTTGTACTGCGTTGTCGCCCATGGCGCGCTGGTGCGTATTTATAGTAAAGACCCTTTGCTGGCGGACAATATCGCCATTAATCATCGCGTGGCGGGACTCAGCGAGCGTCATCGGTTGATGCTCGATTTTGCGCTGCATAGCGCCATCGAGCTGGGGGAGTTTTCAACCGAGTGGCAAATGCGCCTGGAAACCGTTGGGTTTACCTTGGACGACTGTTGGGACATTGGTGCCATTGCGGCCTTTTTCGGCATGTCCAACCGCTTGGTGACGCTGGCGGGAACGCCGCCCAACGCCGAGTTCTATACGATGGGGCGCGTCCCCAAACAGCCGGAGGAGAGTGCTCGGCAGACCACCTGA
- a CDS encoding CoA-acylating methylmalonate-semialdehyde dehydrogenase, whose protein sequence is MSVREIPMYIDGQPVMSQSQEWRDVVNPATQEVVARVPFCTSDEVERAIASAKTAFKEWRKVPLGKRMRIMLKLQALIRDNTAELAALITEEHGKTLPDAEGEVGRGLEVVEHACSITSLQLGELAENAANDVDVYTMHQPLGVGAGITAFNFPIMLPCFMFPLAIATGNTFVLKPSEQDPSSTMRLVELAHEAGIPAGVLNVVHGGPDVANQIADHQDIKALSFIGSTHVGSLLYNRAAAAGKRMQAMMGAKNHCVVMPDANRSQAIDSLLGSAFGAAGQRCMANSVVVLVGEAREWIKDIEAGARSMTVGPGTQREADLGPLVSPQAKARVERLISAGEAEGATLLVDGRGYTVDGYPDGNFVGPTLFSDVTADMTIYREEIFGPVLCVVNVETLDDAIAFINANPNGNGTSIFTNSGWVARRFETDIDVGQIGINVPIPVPVAYFSFTGSRASKLGDLGPNGKQAIAFWTQTKTVTARWFEPENVSSGINSTISL, encoded by the coding sequence ATGTCTGTTCGTGAAATACCGATGTATATCGATGGCCAGCCGGTCATGTCCCAAAGCCAAGAGTGGCGCGACGTGGTGAACCCAGCGACTCAAGAAGTGGTCGCCCGGGTGCCCTTCTGTACGTCCGACGAGGTCGAGCGCGCCATCGCCAGCGCCAAGACGGCGTTCAAAGAGTGGCGTAAAGTGCCGCTGGGCAAACGCATGCGCATCATGCTCAAACTGCAGGCGCTCATCCGAGATAACACGGCGGAGCTGGCGGCACTGATTACCGAAGAGCATGGCAAAACCCTGCCGGATGCGGAAGGTGAAGTGGGGCGCGGCTTGGAAGTGGTCGAGCATGCGTGCTCCATTACCTCGCTTCAGCTAGGCGAGCTGGCCGAAAATGCCGCCAATGACGTCGATGTATACACCATGCACCAGCCGCTGGGCGTGGGAGCGGGCATTACGGCCTTCAACTTCCCGATCATGCTGCCCTGTTTCATGTTTCCGCTGGCCATTGCCACGGGCAACACCTTCGTGTTGAAGCCCTCCGAGCAGGACCCCAGCTCGACCATGCGGCTCGTAGAGCTGGCGCACGAAGCAGGTATTCCTGCCGGGGTTTTGAACGTGGTCCACGGTGGGCCGGATGTCGCTAACCAAATTGCCGACCATCAGGATATCAAGGCACTGTCGTTCATCGGTTCGACCCATGTGGGGTCACTGCTGTACAACCGCGCTGCCGCCGCAGGTAAGCGCATGCAGGCCATGATGGGCGCAAAAAACCACTGTGTCGTCATGCCGGATGCCAACCGTAGTCAAGCCATCGATAGCCTGCTGGGCTCTGCTTTTGGTGCCGCCGGTCAGCGCTGCATGGCGAACTCGGTGGTCGTGCTGGTGGGAGAGGCGCGCGAGTGGATCAAAGATATCGAAGCCGGTGCGCGCAGTATGACCGTGGGGCCGGGTACTCAGCGTGAAGCGGACCTAGGGCCGCTGGTATCGCCACAGGCCAAGGCCCGCGTCGAGCGCTTGATTAGCGCAGGCGAAGCAGAGGGCGCCACGCTGCTGGTGGATGGTCGCGGCTACACGGTCGACGGCTACCCGGATGGTAACTTCGTCGGACCGACTCTGTTTTCCGATGTGACGGCAGACATGACGATCTATCGCGAGGAAATTTTTGGCCCGGTGCTGTGCGTTGTCAACGTCGAGACGCTGGACGACGCCATCGCGTTCATTAATGCCAACCCAAATGGCAACGGCACCTCGATCTTCACCAACTCGGGCTGGGTAGCACGGCGCTTCGAGACCGACATCGACGTGGGCCAAATCGGTATCAACGTGCCGATTCCAGTGCCGGTGGCTTATTTCAGCTTTACCGGCTCTCGGGCCTCGAAACTGGGTGACTTGGGGCCCAACGGTAAGCAGGCGATTGCCTTCTGGACCCAAACCAAAACGGTCACTGCCCGCTGGTTCGAGCCGGAAAACGTCTCAAGCGGTATCAACAGCACGATTTCGCTATAG
- a CDS encoding putative zinc-binding metallopeptidase: MQTFSCRCGNPLFFENTHCLACESEVGWCPACRHIVALAPLDSGGYRCTHEGCGTALMKCHNYAVENVCNRMVVMAEGHADTLCDCCRYNEVIPDLEVDGNRERWAALESAKRRLFYTLDLLKLPHGVEGEDIRVPLSFSFMADALPDHGLWRSTANQEKVYTGHANGHITINVKEADDVERERLRVDMNESHRTLIGHFRHEIGHYYWDLLVKDQDEAASIRVFGDHNHPTYGEALEQYYQQGAPADWPSRFISAYAAMHPWEDFAETFAFYLDMVAVLDTALHMGLSRAEYDGSLESMLQAFHQVGMAVNELNRDMGLLDLAPGVIAPAVREKLAYLHELIQQANASSQAA, from the coding sequence ATGCAGACGTTTAGCTGCCGCTGTGGCAATCCGCTGTTTTTCGAGAACACTCACTGCTTGGCCTGTGAGTCGGAGGTAGGCTGGTGCCCCGCTTGTCGTCATATCGTGGCACTGGCACCGCTGGATAGCGGCGGCTACCGCTGCACCCATGAAGGCTGCGGTACGGCGCTGATGAAGTGCCACAACTACGCCGTCGAAAACGTTTGTAATCGGATGGTCGTGATGGCCGAAGGGCACGCGGATACGCTGTGCGACTGCTGCCGCTATAACGAGGTGATTCCCGATTTAGAGGTCGACGGCAACCGGGAGCGTTGGGCAGCGCTGGAGAGTGCCAAACGGCGGCTTTTCTATACGCTGGATTTGCTCAAGCTTCCCCATGGCGTCGAGGGCGAGGACATCCGCGTTCCGCTGAGCTTTTCGTTCATGGCTGATGCGCTGCCCGACCACGGTCTATGGCGTTCCACGGCGAACCAAGAGAAGGTCTACACCGGCCACGCCAACGGCCATATCACCATCAACGTCAAAGAAGCCGATGACGTAGAGCGTGAGCGGCTGCGTGTCGACATGAACGAATCCCACCGCACGCTGATCGGCCATTTTCGTCATGAAATCGGCCACTACTACTGGGATCTGCTGGTCAAAGACCAAGACGAAGCCGCCAGCATTCGCGTATTCGGCGACCACAACCACCCTACCTATGGCGAAGCCCTGGAGCAGTACTATCAGCAAGGCGCGCCGGCAGACTGGCCCTCGCGGTTCATTTCCGCCTACGCCGCCATGCATCCGTGGGAGGATTTCGCCGAGACGTTTGCCTTCTATCTGGACATGGTGGCCGTGCTGGATACGGCACTGCACATGGGCCTCTCACGTGCCGAGTACGACGGCTCTTTGGAGAGCATGCTTCAGGCGTTTCATCAGGTGGGCATGGCAGTGAACGAACTCAATCGTGACATGGGCCTGCTGGACTTGGCACCCGGCGTCATCGCCCCGGCGGTGCGTGAGAAGCTGGCGTACCTGCATGAACTCATTCAACAGGCGAACGCCAGCTCTCAAGCGGCCTAG